One window of Burkholderia vietnamiensis LMG 10929 genomic DNA carries:
- a CDS encoding linear amide C-N hydrolase, producing the protein MRRPFCVVLTCLAAAATLLVEPAGSLACTRVVYLGDNDDVITARSMDWRLDVATNLYILPRGIARTGESGPNSLNWTAKYGSVVATGYDVSTTDGMNEKGLAAELLWLVESQYPHFDKNSKPGLTIAAWAQYVLDNFATVAEAVAALEKEPFTIVTDNVPGEQRLATLRLAISDASGDSAIVEYIGGKQIIHHGRQYQVTTNSPTFDEQLALNEYWKQIGGTVWLPGTNRSADRFARASFYVNAIPKSEDPAIALASVFSVIRNVSVPFGITTPGEPNISSTRWRTVADHKRMLYFFESAVTPSTFWVDLKKVDFSAGAPVKRLDLGKDQRNLFAGEVSKDFQRAPAFPFLGTDLSEFR; encoded by the coding sequence ATGCGCCGCCCTTTTTGCGTCGTTTTGACCTGTCTCGCCGCAGCAGCGACGCTCCTCGTCGAGCCGGCCGGATCGCTAGCCTGCACACGCGTTGTCTATCTCGGTGACAACGACGACGTTATCACCGCCCGATCGATGGACTGGAGACTCGACGTCGCCACCAATCTTTACATCCTTCCGCGTGGCATCGCCCGCACCGGTGAATCCGGTCCGAACTCTCTTAACTGGACCGCCAAATACGGTAGCGTCGTGGCTACCGGTTATGACGTCTCTACCACCGATGGCATGAACGAAAAGGGGCTAGCGGCTGAACTGCTCTGGCTGGTCGAATCGCAATATCCCCACTTTGACAAAAACTCGAAACCTGGACTCACCATCGCAGCATGGGCGCAGTACGTGCTGGACAATTTTGCGACCGTCGCGGAAGCCGTCGCTGCGCTCGAGAAGGAGCCGTTCACAATCGTCACTGACAATGTCCCCGGCGAACAGCGCCTCGCCACACTGCGCCTCGCCATATCAGACGCGAGTGGCGACAGCGCCATCGTCGAGTACATCGGCGGCAAACAGATCATCCACCATGGTCGGCAGTACCAGGTCACGACGAACTCACCGACCTTTGACGAGCAGCTTGCACTGAACGAATATTGGAAGCAGATAGGCGGCACCGTCTGGCTGCCTGGCACCAATCGCTCTGCTGACCGGTTCGCGCGCGCCTCGTTCTACGTCAACGCTATCCCTAAGAGTGAGGACCCCGCCATTGCACTTGCCAGCGTTTTCAGCGTGATCCGTAACGTATCGGTGCCGTTCGGGATCACTACCCCGGGCGAGCCGAATATATCGTCCACACGTTGGCGCACCGTTGCCGATCACAAGCGCATGCTTTACTTCTTCGAATCGGCCGTCACTCCGAGTACTTTCTGGGTCGATCTCAAGAAGGTCGACTTCTCCGCAGGCGCACCTGTCAAACGCCTCGACCTCGGCAAGGATCAGCGCAATTTATTCGCCGGCGAAGTCTCCAAGGACTTTCAACGCGCACCCGCGTTTCCCTTCCTCGGCACCGACCTGAGTGAGTTCCGCTGA
- a CDS encoding carbonic anhydrase family protein — protein sequence MNHQDSECCTAHHIGRRTTLKSALGLAALGIVGGIFPEAADAAALTKAQRDAMTPDDVLAMIKKGNDRFRAGKMQTHDYLAQKRASVSGQYPAAVILSCIDSRAPAEVILDAGIGDTFNARVAGNIANDDLLGSLEYACAVAGSKVVLVMGHTSCGAIKGAIDGVELGNLTELLAKIKPAVDGTTYTGERSSKNDEFVDAVATTNVQLTISEIRRRSSVLADLEKNGKIKIVGAMYHLVGGKVVLLS from the coding sequence ATGAATCATCAAGACAGTGAATGCTGTACCGCGCATCACATCGGGCGCCGCACGACCCTGAAATCTGCACTGGGGCTTGCAGCACTTGGAATCGTCGGCGGGATTTTTCCCGAGGCCGCTGACGCGGCAGCCTTGACGAAGGCGCAGCGTGATGCGATGACGCCGGACGACGTGTTGGCAATGATCAAGAAGGGCAATGATCGATTCCGTGCAGGGAAAATGCAAACGCATGACTACCTCGCGCAGAAACGGGCGAGTGTGAGCGGCCAATACCCCGCCGCCGTGATTCTGAGCTGCATTGACTCGCGCGCTCCGGCGGAAGTGATTCTCGATGCCGGTATCGGCGATACGTTCAATGCTCGCGTCGCTGGGAACATCGCCAACGACGACCTGTTGGGCAGTCTCGAATATGCCTGTGCAGTGGCCGGCTCCAAAGTCGTACTGGTAATGGGACACACGTCATGTGGGGCAATTAAGGGGGCCATTGACGGCGTGGAACTCGGCAATCTGACGGAGTTGCTTGCGAAAATCAAACCGGCGGTCGACGGCACGACGTACACGGGTGAGCGGAGCAGCAAGAACGATGAATTCGTCGATGCGGTCGCTACGACCAACGTTCAGCTGACGATCAGCGAGATCCGTCGCCGGAGCAGCGTGCTGGCCGACCTGGAAAAGAACGGGAAGATCAAGATAGTTGGCGCCATGTACCACCTGGTAGGCGGCAAGGTGGTCCTCCTGAGCTAA